In Haloarcula salinisoli, one genomic interval encodes:
- a CDS encoding ribosome biogenesis/translation initiation ATPase RLI, with translation MADDSIAVVDLERCQPDRCNYECMNYCPPNRSGKECITKRSDTYEEDEEFEGKPDQVRISEEICLGESCGICVNKCPFDAIEIINLPQELDDEPVHRYGENAFALYGLPSPAEGQVTGILGPNGIGKTTAVRILADEMAPNLGQYGAEPSWDEILDEYRGTALQDYLEQMRDGDVTVARKPQYVDRIPDQFDGPARELLEQTDERGALDELIDRTGIRPVVDNHIDDLSGGELQRVALVATLARDADFYFLDEITPYLDIGQRMTAARLIRELAEEGDRSMLVVEHDLAILDLLADNINMAYGSPGAFGIITPPKSTKKGINEYLSGYLENENMRIRQTEIEFEEHAPRPGSTGDVVIEYPELTKSYGDGEFTLDVDAGTIRESEVLGVVGPNGIGKSTFAKMLAGRLEPTTGEVDSRLDIAYKPQYIEIDQPMRVDAFLSSITDDFGSSYWTTEIADPLQLDAVMEQQLTDLSGGERQRVAIAACLSKDADLYLLDEPSAHLDVEQRVLATSAIRRYAENHDATALVIDHDIYMIDLLADRLLVFDGEPAKSGHAAPPQGMREGMNEFLANLDITFRRDERTSRPRINKPDSQLDRKQKKAGEYYYAPDEN, from the coding sequence ATGGCCGACGACAGCATCGCAGTGGTCGACCTGGAGCGGTGCCAGCCCGACCGCTGTAACTACGAGTGTATGAACTACTGCCCGCCCAACCGGAGCGGGAAAGAGTGCATCACCAAGCGTAGCGACACCTACGAGGAAGACGAGGAGTTCGAGGGCAAGCCCGACCAGGTCCGTATCTCCGAGGAGATATGTCTGGGCGAGAGCTGCGGTATCTGTGTCAACAAGTGCCCGTTCGACGCCATCGAGATTATCAACCTCCCACAGGAACTGGACGACGAGCCAGTCCACCGCTACGGCGAGAACGCCTTCGCGCTGTACGGGCTCCCGTCGCCGGCGGAGGGACAGGTAACCGGCATTCTCGGGCCCAACGGTATCGGGAAGACCACCGCCGTCCGCATCCTCGCCGACGAGATGGCCCCGAATCTGGGCCAGTACGGCGCCGAGCCCAGCTGGGACGAGATTCTCGACGAGTATCGGGGCACCGCCCTGCAGGACTACCTCGAACAGATGCGGGACGGCGACGTGACCGTCGCCCGGAAACCCCAGTACGTCGACCGCATCCCCGACCAGTTCGACGGGCCGGCCCGCGAGTTATTGGAACAGACCGACGAGCGCGGGGCGCTGGACGAGCTCATCGACCGCACCGGTATCCGCCCGGTCGTCGACAACCACATCGACGACCTCTCGGGCGGTGAACTCCAGCGGGTCGCCCTGGTCGCGACGCTCGCAAGAGATGCGGACTTCTACTTCCTCGACGAGATCACGCCGTATCTGGACATCGGCCAGCGGATGACCGCCGCCCGCCTGATTCGGGAACTCGCCGAGGAGGGCGACCGGTCGATGCTCGTCGTCGAGCACGACCTCGCCATCCTCGACCTGCTGGCGGACAACATCAACATGGCGTACGGTTCGCCAGGGGCGTTCGGTATCATCACACCGCCGAAATCGACGAAGAAGGGTATCAACGAGTACCTCTCGGGCTATCTCGAGAACGAGAACATGCGGATTCGACAGACGGAAATCGAGTTCGAGGAACACGCGCCCCGTCCGGGGTCGACCGGCGACGTCGTTATCGAATACCCCGAACTCACCAAGTCCTACGGCGACGGCGAGTTCACGCTCGACGTCGACGCGGGCACTATCCGCGAGAGCGAAGTGCTGGGCGTCGTGGGACCCAACGGTATCGGGAAGTCGACGTTCGCGAAGATGCTCGCTGGTCGGCTCGAACCCACGACCGGCGAGGTCGACAGCCGGCTCGACATCGCATACAAGCCACAGTACATCGAGATAGACCAGCCGATGCGGGTCGACGCCTTCCTCTCCTCGATTACCGACGACTTCGGCAGTTCCTACTGGACGACCGAAATCGCCGACCCGCTCCAGCTCGACGCGGTGATGGAGCAACAACTGACGGACCTCTCGGGCGGGGAGCGCCAGCGCGTGGCTATCGCGGCCTGTCTCTCGAAGGACGCCGACCTCTACCTGCTGGACGAGCCCTCGGCACACCTCGACGTCGAGCAGCGTGTGCTTGCCACCTCCGCCATCCGCAGGTACGCCGAGAACCACGACGCGACGGCGCTGGTCATCGACCACGACATCTACATGATAGACCTGCTCGCCGACCGGCTGCTCGTCTTCGACGGCGAACCGGCGAAGTCGGGCCACGCCGCGCCGCCACAGGGGATGCGCGAAGGGATGAACGAGTTCCTCGCGAACCTCGACATCACCTTCCGCCGCGACGAGCGAACCTCCCGACCGCGCATCAACAAGCCCGACTCACAGCTCGACCGGAAACAGAAGAAGGCCGGCGAGTACTACTACGCGCCCGACGAGAACTGA
- a CDS encoding MarR family transcriptional regulator, with product MTETDGEGISDLPPSAKLVYKVLEYDGPLTQKGIVEESMLSARTVRYALERLDEVGVVEEDVYFADARQNLYELNEPPAEQADPAISD from the coding sequence ATGACGGAAACCGATGGCGAGGGTATCTCGGATCTCCCACCCAGCGCGAAGCTCGTCTACAAGGTACTGGAGTACGACGGGCCGCTGACACAGAAAGGCATCGTCGAAGAGTCGATGCTCTCGGCACGCACGGTCCGCTATGCGCTCGAACGACTCGACGAGGTCGGCGTTGTCGAGGAAGACGTCTACTTCGCGGACGCCCGACAGAACCTCTACGAACTGAACGAGCCGCCGGCCGAACAGGCCGACCCCGCCATCTCGGACTGA
- a CDS encoding DUF7521 family protein produces the protein MVFETTVYGFRVIELIASAFATGSVAVGLYIGYRSLQSFYRHGDPSMRYLAVGLLLLTAVTYTLTFVGSMLLQFRVLSLPQQDYFLTVSHVTQFAGLVCIAYALHRRD, from the coding sequence ATGGTGTTCGAGACAACTGTGTACGGCTTTCGCGTCATCGAGCTCATCGCCAGCGCCTTCGCCACCGGCTCCGTGGCGGTCGGGTTGTACATCGGCTACCGCTCGCTGCAGAGCTTCTACCGACACGGTGACCCGTCGATGCGGTATCTCGCGGTCGGCCTGCTGTTGCTGACCGCCGTCACCTACACGCTCACCTTCGTCGGGTCGATGCTGCTGCAGTTTCGGGTGCTCTCGCTCCCACAGCAGGACTACTTCCTGACGGTGAGCCACGTCACGCAGTTCGCCGGGCTGGTGTGTATCGCTTACGCGCTCCACCGGCGAGATTGA
- a CDS encoding winged helix-turn-helix domain-containing protein: protein MTTEETVSEERDFGTVVSLFGDEYARAILTAASDEPLTVQELSDMTGASPSTLYRRVERLVAVGFLDEQTRVRPDGHHDSVYSTVLAEFNITLEDGRFEFEVETGTEEDPADRLQRLWSDF from the coding sequence ATGACAACGGAAGAAACGGTGAGCGAGGAGCGCGACTTCGGAACGGTAGTCAGCCTCTTCGGAGACGAGTACGCGAGAGCCATCCTCACCGCGGCGAGCGACGAGCCACTGACCGTGCAGGAACTGAGCGACATGACCGGCGCCTCACCGTCGACGCTGTATCGGCGCGTCGAGCGGCTCGTTGCGGTCGGCTTCCTGGACGAACAGACCCGGGTGCGCCCGGACGGTCACCACGATTCCGTCTACAGCACGGTTCTGGCTGAGTTCAACATCACACTCGAGGACGGACGCTTCGAGTTCGAGGTCGAGACCGGTACTGAGGAGGACCCGGCAGACAGACTACAGCGGCTCTGGAGTGATTTCTGA
- a CDS encoding PINc/VapC family ATPase, whose product MEIVPDTSVVIDGRVSTQVAADADADSEVDGMGFAGATVVVPEAVVGELEAQANDGRETGWEGLEELQALVELADDGTIDVEYVGRRPDAVEKRDAGEGEIDALIRDIADDRSATLVTSDDVQAEVARAKGLDVEYIEPRGRTVDRLEIENFFDEGTMSVHLKVGVKPYAKKGSIGDMHYQPIRDKTATEEELREYAEDILDAARDSAEGFLELDEPGMSIVQFRDMRIAIARPPFSDAREITAVRPIVKTDLDDYEHADELRDRFTEHQRGVLISGSPGAGKSTFAQAVGEFLVDSDYSVKTMEKPRDLQVGPEITQYTALGGSMEKTADSLLMVRPDYTIYDEVRKTDDFEVFADMRLAGVGMVGVVHATRAVDALQRLIGRVELGLIPQIVDTVVYIEAGQVHTVYDVKTEVKVPHGLMEEDLARPVIVVRDFETGQPEYEIYTFNRQVVTVPLNEDEDEQDSGVDRLAKQEVEREIRSIARGHVDVELRGPNNAVVWVEEDDIPQVIGKGGGRITDVENRLGIDIDVRTLDEKPTGPSGGPQKDSGGQQGEIVQPEVTSRHVMIPLNGHAGDTVEVQADGEYLFTATVSRGGEIQVSRGSGIAEELERAIDRGSTITVVPS is encoded by the coding sequence ATGGAAATCGTCCCGGACACGAGCGTGGTCATCGACGGCCGCGTGTCCACACAGGTAGCCGCAGACGCCGATGCCGACAGCGAGGTCGACGGCATGGGCTTTGCGGGCGCGACGGTCGTCGTCCCCGAGGCGGTCGTCGGCGAGCTCGAAGCACAGGCCAACGACGGCCGAGAGACCGGCTGGGAGGGCCTCGAAGAACTGCAGGCGCTGGTTGAACTGGCCGACGACGGCACCATCGACGTGGAGTACGTGGGCCGACGGCCCGACGCCGTCGAGAAGCGCGACGCCGGCGAGGGCGAAATCGACGCGCTCATCCGCGATATCGCCGACGACCGGTCGGCGACGCTGGTGACGAGCGACGACGTGCAGGCGGAGGTCGCCCGCGCGAAGGGGCTCGACGTGGAGTACATCGAGCCACGCGGTCGGACCGTCGACCGACTGGAGATAGAGAACTTCTTCGACGAGGGGACGATGAGTGTCCACCTGAAAGTCGGGGTCAAACCGTACGCGAAGAAGGGCTCTATCGGCGACATGCACTACCAGCCCATCCGCGACAAGACCGCCACGGAGGAGGAACTCCGCGAGTACGCCGAGGATATCCTCGATGCGGCCCGCGATTCGGCCGAGGGCTTCCTCGAACTCGACGAGCCGGGGATGAGCATCGTCCAGTTCCGCGACATGCGAATCGCCATCGCCCGACCGCCCTTCTCCGACGCCCGTGAGATTACCGCCGTCCGGCCCATCGTCAAGACCGACCTCGACGACTACGAACACGCCGACGAGCTCCGGGATCGGTTCACGGAACACCAGCGCGGCGTCCTCATCTCGGGGTCGCCCGGCGCCGGGAAGTCCACGTTCGCCCAGGCCGTCGGGGAGTTCCTCGTCGATTCGGACTACTCGGTCAAGACGATGGAGAAACCGCGGGACCTCCAGGTCGGCCCGGAGATTACGCAGTACACCGCACTGGGCGGCTCGATGGAGAAGACCGCCGACTCGCTGCTGATGGTCCGGCCCGACTACACCATCTACGACGAGGTCAGAAAGACCGACGACTTCGAGGTCTTCGCCGACATGCGTCTGGCGGGCGTCGGAATGGTCGGGGTCGTCCACGCGACCCGGGCCGTCGACGCCCTCCAGCGGCTCATCGGCCGCGTGGAACTGGGACTCATCCCCCAGATCGTCGACACCGTCGTCTACATCGAGGCCGGACAGGTCCACACCGTCTACGACGTCAAGACCGAGGTCAAGGTCCCCCACGGCCTGATGGAAGAGGACCTCGCCCGCCCGGTCATCGTCGTCCGGGACTTCGAGACCGGCCAGCCCGAGTACGAGATTTACACGTTCAACCGCCAGGTCGTCACCGTCCCGCTCAACGAGGACGAGGACGAACAGGATTCGGGCGTCGACCGCCTCGCCAAACAGGAGGTCGAACGCGAGATTCGCTCCATCGCCCGCGGGCACGTGGACGTGGAACTGCGCGGTCCCAACAACGCGGTCGTCTGGGTCGAAGAGGACGACATCCCACAGGTCATCGGGAAGGGCGGGGGCCGCATCACCGACGTCGAGAACCGGCTCGGTATCGACATCGACGTGCGTACGTTAGACGAGAAGCCGACGGGCCCCTCCGGCGGCCCGCAGAAAGACAGCGGCGGCCAGCAGGGCGAAATCGTCCAGCCGGAGGTCACCTCCCGGCACGTGATGATTCCGCTCAACGGCCACGCCGGCGACACCGTCGAGGTGCAGGCCGACGGTGAATACCTCTTTACCGCGACGGTCTCCCGTGGCGGCGAGATTCAGGTCTCGCGTGGCTCCGGCATCGCCGAGGAACTGGAGCGGGCCATCGACCGGGGCAGTACGATTACCGTCGTGCCGTCGTAG